A window of Pyrobaculum aerophilum str. IM2 contains these coding sequences:
- a CDS encoding SAM-dependent methyltransferase, with amino-acid sequence MPIYVVGAGPGDPKLLTLRAVELLREADVVAYGDLVPEELVHTYAPQAEKIKIGHKKSEHDAVVERLVEKAAGWARVVVLKNGDPTLFGRGIQICKKAEARGVPCEVVPGVSAFTAAAALHKIELTDGKTLRHVALFSFPHFDEDILGNIAADTAVIFMMGERLDVVRRAIERNCKKGVEVFVCHAVSMGGSCQQVKIEKLDTFNGYKPVLIIVRRCKS; translated from the coding sequence ATGCCGATTTACGTAGTGGGGGCAGGCCCCGGCGATCCCAAACTCCTAACGCTTAGGGCTGTTGAGTTGTTAAGAGAGGCAGACGTTGTGGCCTACGGCGATTTAGTGCCGGAGGAGCTGGTGCACACGTACGCTCCGCAGGCCGAGAAAATAAAGATAGGACATAAGAAGTCTGAGCACGACGCCGTAGTTGAGAGGCTGGTGGAAAAGGCCGCAGGGTGGGCCAGGGTGGTTGTTCTGAAAAACGGCGATCCCACTCTTTTCGGCAGGGGGATTCAAATATGTAAAAAAGCAGAGGCTAGGGGAGTTCCCTGCGAGGTAGTCCCGGGCGTGAGCGCCTTCACCGCAGCCGCGGCTTTACACAAAATTGAGCTGACTGACGGCAAGACCTTGAGACACGTAGCCCTATTCTCCTTTCCTCACTTCGACGAGGATATTTTGGGCAATATCGCGGCTGATACAGCGGTAATTTTCATGATGGGGGAGAGACTGGACGTTGTTAGGAGGGCAATAGAGAGAAATTGTAAAAAAGGAGTAGAGGTGTTTGTATGCCACGCCGTGTCTATGGGCGGGAGTTGCCAACAAGTAAAAATTGAAAAACTCGATACTTTTAACGGGTATAAACCTGTTTTAATAATTGTAAGGAGGTGTAAATCTTGA